The DNA sequence cTAACAAAGTCCTTCTATGATTACTAGAAGTTCAGCTGCATAGTAAAATGCTGTTTCAAAActgtgagaaaataaatattgtgtTTGCATTTGTTGAGAGTATCAGAGATAAGTAAATCCTGTGACACTCTTTGCACATTAAGGTAATTCTCAGAAAACTGTCTAGTCCATAACTAACTTGATATagtgttttttttaacaggtgtgtaagaaaagagaaatgtaaaTTCGAATGTTTTGTACTTACTGGTTTACCATATTGCTTGCCTCCAGAAGGATATGAGCCCTGTAAGAAGTCAATCAAATTTGTCTTAATTGAATGAAAACTCTTCTATTTCTGTCTTGAGATAATTTCTGCAGTACTTAGGACAAGCTTATTTGAGTGTTCTTTGAACAAATAAGGTAAATGGGGTACCTAAAATTTACACTCTGTACTCCACACCACAACAGTGGCAATTTGAATCAAGCAAGCAGTGTCATGAAATATAGCCTGGCAACTGTACTATGTTCAAAGGAATATTTTACACAGAGCAGTAACTCATTGTAACCAAGTGTTATTCACCTTACTGAAACAACTTCAATTCATATTACCGCCACTGTTTAAACTTAATAAAATTGCCAAATTAATATATCTATCAGCATCAAGTAACTGACCTGATCTAGAAAGTATGTTAGGAAGGAGTTAGAAGTGCTGGGATGGAAAGAGAATACTCACCTGCCCACCATATTGCCTGCTTCCTGAGGGATAAAatccctattaaaaaaaaacaaaacaaaacaaaccacagaaaattAACATCAgttactttttgtttttctgtgcagAATGAAACATCACAGAACTTTTGACAGATCTCAGTCATAATCTGGAAAGTATATTAATCTAAAAAGATGCAGTGAAAGACTTCTGACTTCAATGCCTCTAAGTTCTTCAACAGCTGAAAGTTGTAAATTGGGAAAACAGTCACAAAACACCTGCTGAGGTTGTTCTTTTACATAAAGAAATGGATTAAAAGTGTCTTACATATGGCTttattcaagaagaaaaaaaacaatctaCTTTATTTGTGATTTTCTACTATGTCAAACATGTTCAGAGAGCATCATGTGTATTATTGTAAAAACATTGCTAGTATTACCAAATAGgtagtttggggaaaaaaaaattgatttgcAGCTGTTGAGAATCCTCTCCATTCTACATGAGATTATCTTTTTATAGAGTGATACTGAACTCCAATGCTCACCAGTGgagtaaaaagaaattatttttttagtatgGCAGAGTGAGACATTGCAAACACAGTAATACTTATAAAAAAGAAGCTCCATCATATGAGTTAGTCATCCATTTAATCTGTCAGCTGTTTGCACTAGTAACATTTCTGAATCAGTGACAAACAGTCTGCATAAGGTACACACTTAACAAGAAGGGTCTTGAGTTGAAACTGAAGAGGAAAGTAGTGTTATTGTGTGTAAGAGACAAGAATTTATATCCTTTAAAGCAGTATCTATTGGTTTATTCTGTACCAAATTTTCCAAGTATTTAATGTAAATATGAAAATTcatgtaaattaaaattttaaataatttgagaTAAGAGGCATTCTGAGGCAAAACAACTTGAATTATGATCTACAGAATTTCTTTATGTGGAAATTTGTTCATGCTACTCCATTTCAAATAGACTCCAGCTACTGACAGTcctgttttcaaatatttattaggAGTAAAATGACCCTAGAAATCTGTCAGTATATGTACTGCATGATATTTCTTGTATAATAAATTGCAAGTAGAAAGAAGAtcttgaaaacaaagaaaatatactTGCCTGTCCACCATACTGATTGCTTCCAGGATATGAACCCTGTAAAAAGAATGCAAAaattttgtaaataatttttttaatagcatcaaaaattttaaatggcaaaaaaatCCTGAACCTAATATAGACAATACACATAACTGCGTTATTAACTGGAAGAACTTTATACAGTTACTAATGCAGTGGCAAATGATTAATTATCCACATATCATATGGATGGTTTATGCAGTGAGAGGAATCCTGTGAATGATTCTTCAGTAATTTTTTAAGGTAAGAAAACTTCTATAACTAGAAAGTAAAACCTTGTCTCTTGTCTATAGAAAGGTATAACTGAAATGTCAAGAGTGATTGAATAAAAGCCCTGTGCACTCTCTGGAATTATTTTACCTATCTCTGTGACTAAACTGAACTCAATATTTAATGGCTTCTGGCAACTGAGGCATGTTTATTCCTGAGGAACCAATCTGTGTAAATGTCAGAGACAAACTGCCTACCTGTCCACCATGGTAGTTGCTTCCTGAGAAAGAGCCCTGCATTCAACAGAAACACCAATATTTACTCTGTATTAACTGCAGTGTCACAGAAAGAGAACACACTGACCTATTGCAATGATCAAGAAATTTATACTGcttactttttttctgattcatCTTGATTTATATGTCAAGTAATAGATATGtataatgtttttattattattattattattattattattactattattattctATTTATATAAATTCTAATTTAGATGTTGTTTTCAACACTTTTGATTCTCAGAATTGGCATATATGACATGGATTATATACTTGGGCATGGCATTTTGCTTGATTACACAGACCAATAAAGAGAAGTAGTGATCCAAGCAATTTTGACTGTGAAAAAAACAGATAACTGAACCCTCCTTAAGGAGTAAATTCACTTAATCTCAGCAAaatggggatggggggggggtaGCATTTTGTATGTTagtggttttttctttttttttcaggaatttgcaaagaaataggaaatataCTAATTagataaaaaaatggaaatagctTTAACTTTTCCAAATGTGTCTCGCTGCTCCATTCTGAAAGAATTTGGAGCCAAGATTTTAATCGAAGTTTCACTTGTTCAATCATACTGTTAATAACTATCATAAGAGCAAAGTTCAAAACCCAACAGGTACACTATGAGATATTTGGGAAACAGATTCTTAGAAAAGTCCCTGACCTCTCTTTTACAAAGTGAGTAGCTAGTTTTGAATGCAATACTATGGTTGCAAGTCACTTAATATTTCTGCCTTTAGCAAGTTCAAAATTGCTCACTTTGGCATAATGTGGAAAAAGCTTTCATCATACATAGAACTTCACTGACAAAATCATTTCAAGAAATGTCATTCCTTGGGAATTTTCCAGTATGTGTACATActatgaaaaatacataaagacaaaaaatactTACTGAACCTCCACCGGGGCACACACACCCACCCTGTACAAAACACAACCAAACTTACTTTCCTGGGTCTGTGATTGGAATAGGCCTCTGAATTAGTAAATCAAACTCACATTCTGCTACTCTAAGAAAATGGACTATAAAACATTGCTCATCAACTTACCAAGCTCCATTTAAAAAGGTAGTTTCTTTGTCTCTCCCCTGCCCTTTTAGGCTAGCTGTGCACTTACTGATCAAATTTTTAAATAGAATCTTTTAACTTCTCATTTAATATTTACAGTAACTCACAAAAGTTATTTACAGTACTCACAAAAAGATaagtaaaaaatttaaaatagtaaTACAGATCTCATGTATTTCCCTTGAGGAGACCAGAGCTTCGAGCCTGTCAGaattcaagaagcatttggtcaatgctctcaggcacatggggTGTCATCCAtggggtgtcctgcacagggccaggagttggacttgaggATTCTTCCAACTTAGGGAACTCCATGATCCTATGGATACATATAGACTTCCACTGGAGGCCTATTAGGTAACTTTTACTTTGATAACAGTAAGAGGTGGCCAGAGGTTCACTATTCAATACCTCCACTTTCAATCTGGATGAAATATGTAAAGGCAAACAGTTCTTGTGAAGGAAAGCTATACAAAGCAATTTGTGAGTATATGACACTAGCAGAACTGAGCAGTGCAGAGAAAGAAAGGCATACCTGTCCACCAGACTCTCTGACTCCTGAGGAAAAGCCCTGGAAGAAATGAGAAACTTAATTACTTCTGTATTACTGAGTAACATTCTCACTTGTTCTCTGTGGCCTTCAAATTGCTTCCATTTAAATATAACACAAAAAATTGGCCTTTTAAACCATGGTATGTTGAAGAAACATTTCCATGCAGTGTCACAGGCCCCTGCATCATTTGCTCTGAAATACCAGACAGAATCATACTTAGCAATCCTCCTTCAGTTTTGCTTAAAGCTGTTTTATCTTAGAATGTTCCGTTTTTGCAAAAAATACCGGTCTGTTTTCCTGAGGAACTGTGTACCCAAACTGCAAATACCATGAAAATAGAAGTTTTACCTGTCCACTATACTGGCTGCTTCCTGAAGAAGCTATACCCTAAAGAAATGAAGAAGTATTTATATTTGTTGCACATTCTTTAACTTACGACCTGCCACAGAAAAACACActtttgttttccatggatttaaGTGCCACAGGGACATGAACATTTGCTTTATAACCATACTGAAATCCACTGGCCTttacagcagctgctgtttaaaCAGAATAATTAAGTTTGAGTCAAAGTCAGCTTCAGGCAGGTGTGAGTAGTGCCACTGCCCTGGACTGTGTGCTCACAACAGCCTTCTATGCTTTGCTTGTGTGAGtgggctggcacagcagaaaGTCAGACATTTGTCTATTCTGCCTAAACACTGTTTAGTTGTAagacactttaaaaaatgttctgtttttcaccaaaaacaaacaaaaaaaaaaggtgaacaatggaaaaaaacaaccgGAAACCAGAAAAACAATTCTCACCTGTCCTCCATAATGGCTGCTGCCTGGCAAAGATGGACCCTGTAGCAAAGGTGCCAATTATTTCTCAAATCAAAAAGCTTCTTtaagtgctttttaaagaatctctatatttttcctctgttgcacaacaaaaataaacacagcctATTGCTTTATGTGGCACTCCATATTAGAGGCTATGCCTCCTGGCAGCACTAGGAATTTTGTCATCTGTCATTTCGCAGGGGCATGAAGAGTCTTAGTAACTCCTCACCTTCTCCCCTCTTCCTATTTAAACTATGCTGCTTTTCAGATATCATTTCTGATACTGCATTTTGCTGAAGGAAATGAGGTAGAGGAGGGATGAATCTGTTTCCAGCCACTCCTAATTACTAGAGCTAAGAAACCTtgacagcagcagggcaggttGGAGAGTAGAACAAAGCCAGAActgcatttaataaaaaagaagccATAGTTTTTGTATTGCTTCAGATCATATATCTTTAGTTACCTATCTGTTATCAGATAAACAGAGTtttcacaaaacattttttcagttAATATAAAAGTAGCAAGTTTTGATGTAGAAACTGTGTGTTAGAATAAGAGCTACACAGGAATAGATTCTCACCTGTCCTCCATACTGGCTGCCTCCTGCAGAAGGTGAACCCTGaacaaaaaagaattaaattatcTCTATATCTATGTCATAGTACTCCCTTAAACCATGCTCCATATGGAGTGCCCAGTTTCCTTCACTGCAGAACTCTGGGTGGACTGAACAAGACTGTGCCAAAAGGGGTGAGGCTCATCTGCATTTGCCATGATGCATCAGAAATTCCATCTTAAAAACTCTTCTGTAGCTTGGTATCACATACATTTATAACCATTATATACTTAGCAACAAATTTGATAAAAAATGgacagaaaccccaaaacaaaccccaacctccttaaaatgttcttttaacCAGAGAACTACCAAATCTCTCTGATAAAATAGTAAACACTACAAGGGAAGAATATTCACCTGTCCACCATATTGGCTGCCTCCTGAAccctgaaaataaacaaaaaatggaGACTGAAACCTTTTTACACTTATTTCATAGACTCATAGAATCATTTTGTGAGGATTTAAAGATTCTTGTTAGCTTTGTAAAGTACTGATTTACTTCAGAGTGACATGATATCTAGACCTGCAAAGTTCAGGATTCATTTGAGTCAACCATTTATTTCACATTCTGTTTTATCTTAGTCTTAGATAATGATCTTCATTTgaacttgtttgtttttttttttaattaccgTAGCatcaaaatacttcagaaaagatttactgaaaatattttagattaaATTAAAGCTAAGATACAGTCAGTTAGGTGGACAGTAAATAAACTACAAAAATGGGGACTATTAATGCTTACTTGTCCACCATACTGGCTGCCTCCATAAGAAGATGACTCCTGGGAAAGAAATGATAATTAGTTATTTCTGAACATCTAATTAATTAACAGAAACTAactaattaactaattaatgGAAAGAAGTGGCAAAGACATCTATACTTTGTTATTTGAGTGTTGTGTGTAATTATCCCAGAATAAACtctgttttttttgtcttccttgAATTCACAATATTGCTACAGAATACAGACCACTGtcaattttcttgaaattttaaACTGAGATCCTTAATATGAgtcaaatatttataaaatataatattaaatattaaaaggaaaagcttaCATGTCCTCCATACTGGCTAGCTCCAGAGGAATATGAATCCTGTAAAGAATACCAGATGTGAGTGGGACTTCCTTAAATCAAAACATGATTCTGCCAGGACAACAGGAGCAAGAGAGCAAGGTAAGAGTGAAGACAGGTGAGCAGGACTTTGGAATGCTTTAATAACTAGAATTTGAGCAAAATAAGTTAGGAAAATACCTGAGATCCTTAGCAAGGGTGGGAGACAAAGACATGGTGATTTGTTTGTGTGACATGTTGGGAAGGTTAAAGTGGCACTTTTTCCAGTTCTTCCTCTGCTCATTTCTGTAGAGtggcatttttttatttggaaaactgAATGCTGGGCCAGACTTAGGGGTAAAATATGGGCTATCTAACAGGACTCTGAAAACCAAACTAAGAAAAGTTACTGAAACCTCATACAACAAGGGATCTTTTTAAAGAGGGGAGattggatttgtttttcttcacaaTCGAATTAGGTCCaatggaaatttaaaattatgcaatttgatttattcttttctcatacatttttttttgtgagcttcattttgaaaattttccaaAGCAAGGTCAGTATTTCCTAGAAACCCCATTGTTATAATTTTTAGTCCATATCTAACTCAATGATGAATTTAATTCACTGAGCTTTTGCTCTTTTTACCCAGTTCCcatataaaaactgaatttgAGTGAATGGATTTACAATCATTTTCAGAACTGGCTCTCCTTTTGGAATGAATGCTTACTTGGCTGTTGTACTGGCTGCCTCCAGAGGAAGACGagtcctggggaaaaaagcaaacaaaaccactaATTATTTTGctctaaaagaaacaaaacttttgttcttttaaagcaaaactTCTTGAAAGACAGTAGTACATAAATACTAATACTGAATTTTCTTGCAGTATATTATCTAAGAGGTATACTATCACATAAATCCATGTcctttggggatatttttgcaTAATTCCAAGGATGCCAATGGAATTGAGTCccaaagtaaatatttatacTGTTATCTGCCTGTGTTTGTGGCAATATTTTTCATTGTAAGACTTCTCTTTGAATGAAAACTATTTcaaatggaaagagaaactGGGAGTGCTGCATGAATGCCCTGTGTGCATTTTTTTGTTACAATTAAAAGGAATGGCCTGTGTGTATTTTAAATTGTAACCAAAGTAGATTATTTTCACAAGCATATGACTTCTATTAGGTACTAactctttttattctctctaGCCATTATATtgataaaacaaacaaagatttttaaaaaaaaacttaaaagctGATGGACATTGCTTACATTTACAGAGGAATCACTTCTGACTAAAGTAGGGGATCCACcctataaaggaaaaaaagaaaagaaaaattagctTTTGTCTTTGATCATAAACTATAAATGTAACAAAACCTTAGAAT is a window from the Poecile atricapillus isolate bPoeAtr1 chromosome 7, bPoeAtr1.hap1, whole genome shotgun sequence genome containing:
- the LOC131580920 gene encoding keratin, type I cytoskeletal 9-like; translated protein: MGASETEYSDSSSPSGSRQSERDFYSPGGSQSGGHGSSSQSGSYSSGQDSASSGSSQYGGQGSPSSGGSQSGGQGGCDCSGGSSGGSPTLVRSDSSVNDSSSSGGSQYNSQDSYSSGASQYGGHESSSYGGSQYGGQGSGGSQYGGQGSPSAGGSQYGGQGFSSGVRESGGQGGCVCPGGGSGSFSGSNYHGGQGSYPGSNQYGGQASIFSLFSRSSFYLQFIIQEISCSTYTDRFLGSFYS